The sequence below is a genomic window from Nocardia fluminea.
TGCACGTGCACACCCACGACACCCCCGGTGGACAGCTGGCCACCTACCTGGCGGCGTGGCAGGCCGGGGCCGACGCGGTCGACGGCGCGTCCGCGGCGATGGCGGGCACCACCTCGCAGCCCGCGCTGTCGGCGATCGTGGCCGCCAGTGCGCACACCGACCGCGACACCGGCCTGAACCTGCAGAATGTCTGCGATCTGGAGCCGTACTGGGAGGCCCTGCGCAAGGTCTACGCGCCGTTCGAGTCGGGTCTGCCCGCGCCGACCGGCCGCGTGTACACCCACGAGATCCCGGGTGGTCAGCTGTCGAACCTGCGTCAGCAGGCGATCGCGCTCGGTCTGGGCGACCGGTTCGAAGAGGTCGAGGCCAAGTACGCGGCCGCCGACCGGCTGCTGGGTCGCCTGATCAAGGTGACCCCGTCGTCGAAGGTCGTCGGTGACCTCGCGCTCGCCCTGGTCGGCACCGGTGTCGATATCGAGGACTTCGCCGCCGATCCCGGCCGCTACGACATCCCCGATTCGGTGATCGGTTTCCTGCGCGGCGAGCTCGGCACCCCGGCAGGCGGCTGGCCGGAGCCGTTCCGCAGCAAGGCGCTGGCCGGGCGCAACGAACCCAAGCCGGAGACCCCGCTGAGCCCGGCGGATCAGAAGGCCCTCGACGGCTCGTCCGACGAGCGTCGCGCCACGCTGAACCGGCTGCTGTTCCCCGGCCCGACCGCCGAGTTCAACGCCCACCGCGAGAAGTACGGCGACACCACCGGGCTGTCGGAGAACCAGTTCTTCTACGGCCTGCGCCGCGGCGAGGAGCACCGCGTGCAGCTGGAGAAGGGCGTCACCCTGCTCATCGGCCTCGAGGCGATCTCCGAGCCCGACGAGAAGGGCATGCGCACGGTGATGTGCATCATGAACGGGCAGTTGCGCCCGGTCGCGGTGCGTGATCGGTCCGTCGCCTCCGAGGTACCGGCTGCGGAGAAGGCCGACAAGAACAACGCGGGCCATATCGCGGCACCGTTCGCCGGTGTGGTCACCCTGGCCGTGTCGGAGGGCGACGAGATCCACGCGGGCGACACCGTCGGCACCATCGAGGCGATGAAGATGGAAGCGGCCATCACCGCGCCGCGCGGTGGCGTGGTCGGCCGGATCGCGACCACCAAGGTGGCCCAGGTCGAGGGCGGCGACCTGCTGGTGGAACTGGTCGCACGCGAGTCGGAATGACACGCATCGTCGCGGGTGTGGCGGGCGGGCGGCGCTTGAAGGTGCCGCCCGCCGGTACCCGGCCCACCTCCGATCGGGTGCGGGAAGCGCTGTTCAGCGCGATCGACGCCCGCCTCGATCTGGACGGGACGCTGGTCCTCGACCTGTACGCGGGCTCGGGCGCGCTGGGGTTGGAAGCGCTCTCGCGCGGGGCCGAGCGGGCCCTGCTCGTCGAATCCGACCGCAAGGCCGGTGAGGTGGTGCGCGCCAATATCGCCGAACTCGGTCTGCCCGGTGCCGAACTGCGGCTCGGCAGTGTGGCCTCGGTGCTGAAGCAGGCCGCGCCGAGGGCCTACGACGTGGTGTTCTCGGATCCGCCCTACGACGTGAGCACCGAGGACGTGATCGCCGACCTCACCGCGCTCGCGCACAACGGCTGGCTCGCGCCGGAAGCGCTGGTGGTGGTGGAACGGTCCAGTCGGTCACCCGAGATCACCTGGCCCGCAGGCTATGTGGCGTTGAAGACACGCAAGTACGGGGAGACCAGAGTCGAGCTCGCCGAATTCGGTGCTAGCGTCTGAGCTATGGCTGCAGCTCTGTGCCCCGGCTCCTTCGACCCGGTCACCAACGGTCACCTCGACGTGTTCGCTCGCGCGGCCGCCCAGTTCGACGAGGTGATCATCACCGTCAACGTGAACCCCAAGAAGCAGGGCATGTTCACCGTCGAGGAGCGCATGGAACTGCTGCGCGAATCCGTGTCGCACCTGCCGAACGTGCGTGTGGCCTCCTGGCAGGGTCTCACGGTGGACTTCGCCAAGCAGGAGGGCATCAGCGCGATCGTCAAGGGTCTGCGCGACGCGGGCGACTTCGGCTACGAACTCCAGATGGCCCAGATGAACCACAAACTGGCCGGCGTCGACACCTTCTTCATCGCCACCAACCCGTCCCTGAGCTTCCTGTCCAGCTCGCTGGTCAAGGAAGTGGCGGCCTACGGCGGCGACGTGAGCGACATGCTCCCGCCTGCCGTGCACAAGCGGCTGCTGGACCGCCTCGCGGAACGTCAGGGCTAGGAAGTCGCGGGCAGGCGGAACAAGCCGCGCAAGGCGAGGAAGCGCAAACCGCCGACCGCCGCGGTGATGGCGAGGACCGTCAGCGCCTGCGTGATGTCGCCGAGGCCGGGTGCCCAGAAATCCAGGCCGGCCAGGCACGCGGTCGTGATCGCGAGTCCGATCAGCGCGATCCCGCCACCTTCCCACTGCGCGGTGAACCAGGTGACCCGGTCGGTGGCGTGGAACGTGAGCTGACGGTGGAACTCGTTGGCGATGATCGTGCTGACCACCGAGCCGGCCACATTGGCGACCAGAGGGCCGATGCTGTGCATGGCGAAGAACAGCAGCACATAGGCGATATTGCTGGACCCGCCCACGAGGGCGAAGCGGAAGAGCTGGGGGAGCGCGTGATCGCCGCGCAGGTACGTGAGCGCGCCCTCGAACTGCGGGCGCAGCGCGGGTGCGACTTCACTCGGTGTCACCACGGGGAACGGACCGGTCCAGGGAGTGAACATGCCCGCGACGTGCGACACCGGACTCCGTGGGGTTTCCAGGAGGGTCATGTTCGACTCCGATCCCAAATGAACAGACGTCGAGGAGTACAACAGCGAAAAGGTTGCGGTGCTTCCCGGCGGACGGCGTTGTCGTGCCTACCGATGGTAGCCGAAGTGGAGGGCTGCACTCCACTTGATATCTGTGCGATCTTGGACACTGTCGCGACACACCGCGCCGACATTCGGCACAGCCGCCCCGGACAGGCACACTGGGCGTCGGCGGTAGTGGTTTCGCCGTGAGTCCGCAGGAGGGTAGTGAGCATGTATCGCGTATTCGAAGCACTCGACGAACTGGTCGCCATCGTCGAAGAGGCGCGCGGCATTCCGCCGACCCGCAGCTGCATCGTGCCGCGCGGCGACGTCCTCGAGCTGCTCGACGACGTCCGCGACGCGCTACCCGGTGAACTCGACGACGCCCAGGATGTCCTCGATCACCGCGACAAGATCGTCGGCGACGCCCGCAGCGGCGCCGAGACGACCGTCACCGCCGCCAACGAGCTGGCGCGCGACACCGTCGACACGGCCCGCGCCGAAGCCGATCGCATTCTCGCCGACGCCAAGGAACACGCCGACCGGATGGTCGCCGAGGCCACCGCCCACGCCGACCGCCTGGTGACGTCCGCCCAGGCCGAGGCCGATCAGATCGTCGCCGACGGCAACGCCGAATACGACGAGCTCACCAGTCGCGCCCAGATCGACGCCGACCGGGCCATCGAAGCGGGCAAAGCCTCCTACGAGCGTTCGGTCGCCGATGGCAAGGCCGAACAGGCCCGCCTCGTCGCGCAGACCGAGGTGGTGCGCGTCGCGCACGCCGAGTCCGCCCGCCTGATCGACGAGGCGCAGGCCGAGTCGGACCGGGTGCGCACCGAATGCGACGACTACGTCGACGAGCAGATGGCCGATTTCGGCAACAGGCTCGCGTCGATGGAGGAGACGCTCAACACCACCCGGCGCTCGATCACCCGTGGCCGCCAGCAGATGCGCGGCGCACCGGCCGCCGAATACCCGGAATACGCTGCTGACCACCGGCGCTGAGCGCCGTCGGCGCCGAGTGCGCGTTTTGAGTTCCGGCGGGTTCCTGCCGTACTGTGGAGTGGTTGCCCATCATCCCCTCGACGGTAAGTGAGAATTTTCCGTGATGTCCGCCGGTTCCGGTTCGTCCGCGCGTCCACGCAAGACCAGTGGTCCTGTGTCGGAGGCGGGCTTCGTGCTGGATGTCCGCAATCTCGGCCGTCGGCCGGGAACCATGCGGGAGCTGCGGCGCACGGTCACCGACCACGAGCGGCTGGGTCTCGACCTGATCGCCATCCCGGCCGATGCCGAGGTGGAACTCGACCTGCAACTGCAGGCGGTCTCGGAAGGTGTGCTGATCACCGGCACGGCGTCCGGGCCGACGGCCGGGGAGTGCTCGCGCTGCCTCGAACCGTTCGAAGACCGGGTGGAGATTCGTCTGACGGAGCTGTTCGCCTACCCGGACAGCAACACCGAGAAGACGACCGAGGACGCCGAGGTCTACCGCATGGAAGACGACCTCGTCGACCTCGAGCCGGTGATCCTCGACGCCATCGGGCTGGAGCTTCCGCTGCAGCCGCTGTGCTCGCCGGACTGCGCGGGCCTGTGCCCCGAGTGCGGTGTGCGGATGGCGATTGCGGGTCCTGATCATGGGCATGAGATACTGGACCCTCGCTGGGCGAAGTTGGCGAATTTCGCCACTGACGAGCCCGGTACCGGCGACCCCGCCTGAGGGTTCCACCACCAAGACCAAACCGCTGCCGCGGCATCTGATGCCGGTGTAGTCAGCGAAAACCAAGAGGAGAAGTAGCCGTGGCTGTTCCCAAGCGTCGGATGTCGCGTTCCAACACCCGGTCGCGGCGCAGCCAGTGGAAGGCCACCGCGCCGACCCTGGTCACCTGCCCGAACCGCGCGTGTGGTGAGAAGACCCTCCCGCACATCGCGTGCCCGTCCTGCGGCACCTACAAGGGCCGCCAGGTCACCTCTGCAGTCTGATCGTTGTAGATCATTCCTAGCAACGTGACAGCCAGTAAAGACAATGTGGGCGCGGCGGATCACGCCAGCCTGCTCACCGCCCTCGGTGTCGACGTACGACCGGAGCTTCTGCGCCTAGCGCTGACGCACCGGTCGTACGCGTACGAGAACGGCGGTTTGCCGACCAACGAGCGCCTGGAATTCCTCGGCGACTCGGTACTCGGCCTCAGCATCACCGAGCGCCTGTATACCGAGCATCCGGAGAAATCCGAAGGTGAGCTCGCGAAACTGCGCGCCAGCGTGGTGAACATGCACGCGCTCGCCGAGGTGGCGCGTGGTCTCGGCGACGGTGGACTCGGCCAGTATCTGCTGCTCGGTAAGGGCGAAGAGCTCACCGGCGGTCGCGACAAGCCGAGCATTCTCGCCGACGGCATGGAATCGCTGCTCGGTGCGGTGCACCTCGAGCACGGCATCGAAACCGCGCGCGGTGTGGTGCTGCGGCTGTTCGCCGAGCTGCTCGAGCGTGGGCCCCGCATGGGCGCCGGTCTCGACTGGAAGACCAGCTTGCAGGAGCTCACCGCCGAACGCGGTCTCGGCGTGCCCGCCTACGAGATCACCTCCACCGGACCGGACCACAACAAGGAGTTCACCGCCACCACGGTGATCGCCGGTGTTCCGTACGGTTCCGGCGTGGGTCGCTCGAAGAAGGAAGCCGAGCAGAAAGCCGCCGGTACCGCGTACAAGGCATTGACCGCCGAATCCGCAGACAAGGCGTGACCACGGCGGGCCGGAGGCGGCAGCGAAGCGTAACCACGCAGGCCCTCGCGGGCACGCCCGAGAAGGCTGCCTGAGCCGTGCCCGAACTGCCCGAGGTCGAGGTCGTTCGTCGCGGTCTCGCCGAGCACGCCGTCGGCAGGGCCATCGATACCGTCACCGTCACCCACCCGCGAGCCGTGCGCAGGCACCTCGCGGGTGGTGCTGATCTGGCGGCGAGGCTCACCGGGTTGCGGATCGACTCCGCGCAGCGTCGCGGGAAGTACCTCTGGCTCACCTTCGACGAGCCCGGCACCGCACTCGTCGTGCACTTGGGCATGAGCGGTCAGATGCTCGTGCAGCCCGCCCACGCCCCTGTCGAGAAACACGCGCACATCCGGGCCGTGCTCGGTGACGGCGCCGAGTTGCGATTCGTCGATCAGCGCACCTTCGGCGGCTGGGCCCTGGCCGACCTCGTCGAGGTGAACGGCACCGTGGTACCCGATTCCGTGGCTCATATCGCCCGCGATCCCCTCGACCCGTTGTTCGACCGCGAAGCCGTGGTCGCGGCGATCCGCGCCAAGCACACCGAGATCAAACGGGTGCTGCTCGACCAGACGGTGATCTCGGGGATCGGCAACATCTACGCCGACGAGGCGCTGTGGCGGGCCGGCCTGCACGGCACCCGCGTGGCCGCCGACCTCACTCGCCCGGTGGTGCGCACCCTGCTCGACGGGGTCACCGCGGTCATGACCGAAGCGCTGGCCGTCGGTGGCACCTCCTTCGACGCCCTGTACGTGAATGTGAACGGCGAATCCGGCTATTTCTCCCGGTCACTGGCCGCTTACGGGCGCGAG
It includes:
- the rsmD gene encoding 16S rRNA (guanine(966)-N(2))-methyltransferase RsmD — protein: MTRIVAGVAGGRRLKVPPAGTRPTSDRVREALFSAIDARLDLDGTLVLDLYAGSGALGLEALSRGAERALLVESDRKAGEVVRANIAELGLPGAELRLGSVASVLKQAAPRAYDVVFSDPPYDVSTEDVIADLTALAHNGWLAPEALVVVERSSRSPEITWPAGYVALKTRKYGETRVELAEFGASV
- the coaD gene encoding pantetheine-phosphate adenylyltransferase yields the protein MAAALCPGSFDPVTNGHLDVFARAAAQFDEVIITVNVNPKKQGMFTVEERMELLRESVSHLPNVRVASWQGLTVDFAKQEGISAIVKGLRDAGDFGYELQMAQMNHKLAGVDTFFIATNPSLSFLSSSLVKEVAAYGGDVSDMLPPAVHKRLLDRLAERQG
- a CDS encoding GtrA family protein — encoded protein: MTLLETPRSPVSHVAGMFTPWTGPFPVVTPSEVAPALRPQFEGALTYLRGDHALPQLFRFALVGGSSNIAYVLLFFAMHSIGPLVANVAGSVVSTIIANEFHRQLTFHATDRVTWFTAQWEGGGIALIGLAITTACLAGLDFWAPGLGDITQALTVLAITAAVGGLRFLALRGLFRLPATS
- a CDS encoding DivIVA domain-containing protein, which produces MYRVFEALDELVAIVEEARGIPPTRSCIVPRGDVLELLDDVRDALPGELDDAQDVLDHRDKIVGDARSGAETTVTAANELARDTVDTARAEADRILADAKEHADRMVAEATAHADRLVTSAQAEADQIVADGNAEYDELTSRAQIDADRAIEAGKASYERSVADGKAEQARLVAQTEVVRVAHAESARLIDEAQAESDRVRTECDDYVDEQMADFGNRLASMEETLNTTRRSITRGRQQMRGAPAAEYPEYAADHRR
- a CDS encoding YceD family protein gives rise to the protein MSAGSGSSARPRKTSGPVSEAGFVLDVRNLGRRPGTMRELRRTVTDHERLGLDLIAIPADAEVELDLQLQAVSEGVLITGTASGPTAGECSRCLEPFEDRVEIRLTELFAYPDSNTEKTTEDAEVYRMEDDLVDLEPVILDAIGLELPLQPLCSPDCAGLCPECGVRMAIAGPDHGHEILDPRWAKLANFATDEPGTGDPA
- the rpmF gene encoding 50S ribosomal protein L32; amino-acid sequence: MAVPKRRMSRSNTRSRRSQWKATAPTLVTCPNRACGEKTLPHIACPSCGTYKGRQVTSAV
- the rnc gene encoding ribonuclease III; the encoded protein is MTASKDNVGAADHASLLTALGVDVRPELLRLALTHRSYAYENGGLPTNERLEFLGDSVLGLSITERLYTEHPEKSEGELAKLRASVVNMHALAEVARGLGDGGLGQYLLLGKGEELTGGRDKPSILADGMESLLGAVHLEHGIETARGVVLRLFAELLERGPRMGAGLDWKTSLQELTAERGLGVPAYEITSTGPDHNKEFTATTVIAGVPYGSGVGRSKKEAEQKAAGTAYKALTAESADKA
- the mutM gene encoding bifunctional DNA-formamidopyrimidine glycosylase/DNA-(apurinic or apyrimidinic site) lyase, which translates into the protein MPELPEVEVVRRGLAEHAVGRAIDTVTVTHPRAVRRHLAGGADLAARLTGLRIDSAQRRGKYLWLTFDEPGTALVVHLGMSGQMLVQPAHAPVEKHAHIRAVLGDGAELRFVDQRTFGGWALADLVEVNGTVVPDSVAHIARDPLDPLFDREAVVAAIRAKHTEIKRVLLDQTVISGIGNIYADEALWRAGLHGTRVAADLTRPVVRTLLDGVTAVMTEALAVGGTSFDALYVNVNGESGYFSRSLAAYGREDQPCDRCATLLVREQFMNRSSFSCPKCQRKPRRR